The following proteins are co-located in the Escherichia fergusonii ATCC 35469 genome:
- the mdoG gene encoding glucans biosynthesis protein MdoG, protein MMKMRWLSAAVMLTLYTSSSWAFSIDDVAKQAQSLAGKGYEAPKSNLPSVFRDMKYADYQQIQFNSDKAYWSNLKTPFKLEFYHQGMYFDTPVKINEVTATTVKRIKYSPDYFNFGDVKHDKDTVKDLGFAGFKVLYPINSKDKNDEILSMLGASYFRVIGAGQVYGLSARGLAIDTALPSGEEFPRFREFWIERPKPTDKRLTIYALLDSPRATGAYRFVVMPGRDTVVDVQSKVYLRDKVGKLGVAPLTSMFLFGPNQPSPATNYRPELHDSNGLSIHAGNGEWIWRPLNNPKHLAISSYAMENPQGFGLLQRGRDFSRFEDLDDRYDLRPSAWVTPKGEWGKGKVELVEIPTNDETNDNIVAYWTPDQLPEPGKEMNFKYTITFSRDEDKLHAPDNAWVQQTRRSTGDVKQSNLIRQPDGTIAFVVDFTGTEMKKLPQDTPVTAQTSIGDNGEIVESSVRYNPAIKGWRLTMRVKVKDAKKPTEMRAALATADKTLSETWSYQLPANE, encoded by the coding sequence ATGATGAAAATGCGTTGGTTGAGTGCTGCAGTAATGTTAACCCTGTATACGTCGTCAAGCTGGGCGTTCAGTATTGATGATGTGGCGAAGCAAGCTCAATCCTTAGCCGGGAAAGGCTATGAGGCGCCGAAAAGCAACTTGCCCTCCGTCTTCCGCGATATGAAATATGCGGACTATCAGCAGATCCAGTTTAACAGTGACAAAGCATACTGGAGCAACCTGAAGACTCCATTCAAGCTCGAGTTCTACCATCAGGGGATGTACTTCGACACGCCTGTTAAAATAAACGAAGTTACCGCAACTACGGTTAAACGCATTAAATATAGCCCTGATTACTTCAATTTTGGCGATGTTAAGCATGATAAAGACACCGTAAAAGATCTTGGTTTTGCTGGTTTTAAAGTGCTTTATCCGATCAATAGCAAAGATAAAAACGATGAAATTCTCAGTATGCTCGGCGCCAGCTACTTCCGTGTGATCGGCGCAGGTCAGGTCTATGGTCTTTCTGCTCGTGGGCTGGCAATAGATACAGCATTACCATCAGGTGAAGAATTTCCCCGCTTTCGCGAGTTTTGGATCGAACGTCCAAAACCGACCGACAAACGCTTAACCATTTACGCATTACTTGATTCCCCTCGTGCTACGGGTGCTTATCGTTTTGTGGTAATGCCAGGCCGTGACACGGTAGTAGACGTGCAGTCAAAAGTTTATCTGCGCGACAAAGTAGGCAAACTGGGTGTTGCGCCATTGACCAGTATGTTCCTGTTTGGTCCGAACCAGCCTTCTCCGGCAACCAACTATCGCCCGGAATTACATGACTCAAATGGCTTGTCAATTCATGCTGGCAATGGTGAATGGATTTGGCGTCCGCTGAATAATCCGAAACATCTTGCTATCAGCAGTTATGCGATGGAAAACCCGCAGGGATTTGGCTTACTGCAACGTGGGCGCGATTTCTCTCGCTTCGAAGATCTGGATGATCGTTACGATCTGCGTCCAAGCGCCTGGGTCACTCCAAAAGGTGAATGGGGTAAAGGCAAAGTAGAGTTGGTGGAAATTCCAACCAATGATGAAACGAACGACAACATCGTGGCTTACTGGACTCCTGACCAGTTGCCGGAACCGGGCAAAGAGATGAATTTCAAGTACACCATCACCTTTAGCCGCGATGAAGACAAACTCCATGCACCGGATAACGCCTGGGTGCAGCAAACCCGTCGCTCCACGGGGGATGTCAAGCAATCGAACCTGATTCGTCAGCCTGACGGAACTATCGCATTTGTGGTGGATTTTACGGGCACAGAGATGAAAAAACTGCCTCAGGATACTCCAGTTACGGCGCAAACCAGTATTGGCGATAACGGTGAGATTGTTGAAAGTTCTGTGCGTTATAACCCGGCCATCAAGGGCTGGCGTCTTACCATGCGTGTAAAAGTAAAAGATGCCAAGAAACCTACTGAGATGCGTGCAGCGCTGGCCACTGCCGATAAAACGCTGAGTGAAACCTGGAGCTACCAGTTACCTGCCAATGAATAA
- the mdoH gene encoding glucans biosynthesis glucosyltransferase MdoH produces the protein MNKTTEYIDAMPLSDIEKAALPKTDIRAVHQALDAEHRDWPRDDDSPQGSVKARLEQAWPDSLADGQLIKDDEGRDQLNAMPKAKRSSMFPDPWRTNPVGRFWDRLRGRDVTPRYLARLTKEEQVSEQKWRTVGTIRRYILLILTLAQTVVATWYMKTILPYQGWAFINPADMLDQDLWVSFMQLLPYMLQTGILILFAVLFCWVSAGFWTALMGFLQLLIGRDKYSISASTVGDEPLNPEHRTALIMPICNEDVNRVFAGLRATWESVKATGNAKHFDVYILSDSYNPDICVAEQKAWMELIAEVGGEGQIFYRRRRRRVKRKSGNIDDFCRRWGSQYSYMVVLDADSVMTGDCLCGLVRLMEANPNAGIIQSSPKASGMDTLYARCQQFATRVYGPLFTAGLHFWQLGESHYWGHNAIIRVKPFIEHCALAPLPGEGSFAGSILSHDFVEAALMRRAGWGVWIAYDLPGSYEELPPNLLDELKRDRRWCHGNLMNFRLFLVKGMHPVHRAVFLTGVMSYLSAPLWFMFLALSTALQVVHALTEPQYFLQPRQLFPVWPQWRPELAIALFASTMVLLFLPKLLSIMLIWCKGTKEYGGFWRVTLSLLLEVLFSVLLAPVRMLFHTVFVVSAFLGWEVVWNSPQRDDDSTSWVEAFKRHGSQLLLGLVWAVGMAWLDLRFLFWLAPIVFSLILSPFVSVISSRATVGLRTKRWKLFLIPEEYSPPQVLVDTDRFLEMNRQRALEDGFMHAVFNPSFNALATAMATARHRASKVLEIARDRHVEQALNETPEKLNRDRRLVLLSDPVTMARLHYRVWNSPEKYSSWVNYYETLTLDPLALRKPDEASQ, from the coding sequence ATGAATAAGACAACTGAGTACATTGACGCGATGCCGCTTTCGGATATCGAAAAAGCGGCATTGCCGAAAACTGATATCCGCGCTGTACATCAGGCGCTGGATGCCGAGCATCGCGACTGGCCTCGAGATGATGACTCTCCGCAAGGTTCGGTAAAAGCTCGTCTTGAGCAGGCCTGGCCAGATTCCCTGGCCGATGGTCAATTGATTAAAGATGATGAAGGTCGTGATCAGCTCAATGCTATGCCGAAAGCGAAACGCTCATCAATGTTTCCTGATCCCTGGCGTACAAACCCGGTAGGGCGTTTTTGGGATCGCTTGCGTGGCCGTGATGTTACCCCGCGTTACCTTGCAAGGTTGACCAAAGAGGAGCAGGTCAGCGAGCAGAAGTGGCGTACCGTGGGCACGATTCGTCGCTATATTCTGTTGATCCTGACGCTGGCGCAAACGGTGGTAGCCACCTGGTACATGAAGACAATTCTGCCGTATCAGGGCTGGGCATTCATTAACCCGGCAGATATGCTTGACCAGGATTTGTGGGTCTCCTTTATGCAGCTTCTGCCTTACATGTTGCAAACGGGGATTCTGATCCTTTTTGCTGTCCTCTTTTGCTGGGTTTCGGCAGGCTTCTGGACAGCATTAATGGGCTTTCTGCAACTGCTGATTGGTCGCGATAAATACAGTATTTCTGCATCAACTGTCGGTGATGAACCGTTAAATCCTGAGCATCGTACTGCACTGATCATGCCTATCTGCAACGAAGACGTTAACCGTGTGTTTGCGGGGCTGCGTGCAACATGGGAATCAGTAAAAGCCACAGGCAATGCGAAGCACTTTGATGTGTACATTTTAAGCGATAGTTACAACCCCGATATCTGCGTGGCAGAGCAAAAAGCGTGGATGGAGCTGATCGCTGAAGTGGGTGGCGAAGGACAGATTTTCTATCGCCGCCGCCGCCGCCGTGTGAAGCGTAAGAGCGGTAACATTGACGACTTCTGTCGCCGTTGGGGTAGCCAATACAGTTATATGGTGGTGCTGGATGCTGACTCCGTGATGACCGGTGATTGTTTGTGTGGTCTGGTACGCCTGATGGAGGCTAACCCGAACGCCGGGATTATTCAGTCATCACCGAAAGCATCCGGGATGGATACGTTGTATGCTCGTTGTCAGCAGTTTGCTACCCGTGTGTATGGGCCGCTCTTTACTGCCGGGTTGCACTTCTGGCAGTTAGGGGAATCGCACTACTGGGGACATAACGCGATTATCCGCGTGAAACCGTTTATCGAGCATTGCGCGCTGGCGCCATTGCCAGGTGAAGGTTCATTTGCAGGTTCAATTCTTTCACATGACTTCGTTGAAGCGGCATTAATGCGCCGTGCCGGATGGGGCGTATGGATTGCATATGACCTTCCTGGTTCTTATGAAGAGTTGCCGCCTAACCTGCTGGATGAACTGAAACGCGACCGCCGCTGGTGTCATGGTAACCTGATGAACTTCCGTCTGTTCCTGGTAAAAGGAATGCACCCGGTACATCGCGCTGTATTCCTGACAGGGGTAATGTCTTATCTCTCCGCGCCGTTGTGGTTTATGTTCCTTGCGCTCTCTACCGCGTTGCAGGTGGTACATGCGCTGACAGAACCACAATACTTCCTCCAGCCGCGTCAGTTGTTCCCGGTCTGGCCACAGTGGCGACCTGAACTGGCAATCGCGTTGTTTGCCTCGACGATGGTGCTGCTGTTCTTGCCAAAACTACTGAGTATTATGCTCATCTGGTGTAAAGGCACCAAAGAGTACGGCGGTTTCTGGCGCGTCACATTATCGTTGCTGCTGGAAGTGCTGTTTTCTGTCCTGCTGGCTCCAGTGCGTATGTTGTTCCATACCGTGTTCGTGGTCAGTGCTTTCCTTGGCTGGGAGGTGGTATGGAATTCGCCGCAACGTGACGATGACTCCACTTCATGGGTGGAAGCGTTTAAACGTCACGGCTCACAGTTGCTGCTTGGATTGGTATGGGCAGTTGGCATGGCGTGGCTGGATTTACGCTTCTTGTTCTGGTTGGCGCCGATTGTCTTCTCGCTGATCCTGTCGCCATTTGTGTCGGTGATCTCCAGTCGTGCAACTGTTGGACTGCGTACCAAACGCTGGAAATTGTTCCTTATCCCGGAAGAGTATTCACCACCGCAGGTGCTGGTAGATACCGATCGCTTCCTTGAGATGAATCGCCAGCGTGCGCTTGAAGATGGCTTTATGCATGCCGTGTTTAACCCGTCGTTTAACGCACTGGCTACAGCAATGGCGACTGCACGTCACCGTGCCAGCAAAGTACTGGAAATTGCTCGTGATCGCCATGTTGAACAGGCGCTCAATGAAACGCCTGAAAAACTCAATCGTGACCGTCGTCTGGTCTTGTTGAGTGATCCAGTGACGATGGCTCGCCTGCATTATCGGGTCTGGAATTCCCCGGAGAAATATTCATCCTGGGTCAATTACTACGAGACACTGACGTTGGATCCTCTGGCATTACGTAAGCCAGATGAAGCTTCTCAGTAA